A genomic segment from Pediococcus acidilactici encodes:
- a CDS encoding HAMP domain-containing histidine kinase — MKLTGREKYELFGEGIITIILLLLLNLSVFILIDGALKTNPALSNAIFLVKNSISIGGIQIWSYQNIFIAVMFLADLGVLYWRLERRYKQMQLRHIIAELHYIANGHFDHRIPFELSGDHQRVVDSVNSLVDSVISSMEEERALKQSKDDLITNVSHDLRTPLTSIIGYLRLIEDHQYQSTEDILKYTHTAYLKSVQMKSLVEDLFEYTKVSQSNPKLNYNKIHVDSMLQQLAASFELEAKQKGFVITSTCVPEDLEMMGDAEKIGRVFNNLITNALKYGTSGKNIYLNAHQINDTVIFEVANDGQKVPAQALGKLFDRFYRVEGSRSKATGGTGLGLAIAQSIVEMHNGTIEAHSNDKRTSFIIQLPLKQPVRGAQPTSK, encoded by the coding sequence ATGAAGTTAACGGGTCGTGAAAAATACGAATTATTTGGCGAAGGGATTATTACAATTATCCTTTTGCTGTTACTAAATTTATCAGTTTTTATTTTGATTGATGGCGCGTTAAAAACCAATCCTGCATTGTCTAATGCCATTTTCTTGGTTAAAAATTCCATTAGCATTGGTGGAATCCAAATTTGGAGTTACCAGAATATTTTCATTGCCGTGATGTTTTTAGCTGATTTAGGCGTACTGTATTGGCGACTAGAACGTCGTTATAAACAGATGCAACTGCGGCACATTATCGCGGAATTACATTACATTGCAAACGGGCATTTTGATCATCGAATCCCGTTTGAACTGAGTGGAGATCACCAACGGGTCGTCGACAGTGTGAACTCGCTAGTAGATAGTGTAATTAGTTCGATGGAAGAAGAACGGGCGCTTAAACAATCTAAGGATGACTTGATTACCAACGTGTCTCATGATTTACGGACGCCGTTGACGTCAATTATTGGCTATCTACGCCTAATTGAGGACCATCAGTACCAGAGCACCGAGGACATCCTTAAGTACACGCACACGGCGTATTTGAAGTCGGTCCAGATGAAATCGCTCGTGGAAGATTTATTTGAGTACACGAAAGTTAGTCAATCCAATCCTAAGCTAAATTACAATAAGATTCACGTGGACTCCATGTTGCAGCAGTTGGCGGCTAGTTTCGAATTAGAAGCAAAGCAAAAGGGATTTGTGATCACTTCGACGTGCGTTCCGGAGGATTTGGAAATGATGGGGGACGCTGAAAAGATTGGCCGCGTGTTCAATAATTTAATTACCAATGCGCTGAAATATGGTACCAGTGGGAAGAATATTTACCTAAACGCACACCAGATTAACGACACGGTTATTTTTGAGGTGGCTAACGATGGGCAGAAGGTTCCCGCCCAGGCGCTGGGGAAACTCTTTGATCGATTCTACCGGGTGGAAGGCTCGCGTTCTAAAGCAACTGGTGGAACGGGACTTGGGTTGGCAATTGCGCAAAGCATTGTCGAGATGCATAATGGTACTATTGAGGCCCATTCGAATGATAAGCGAACTAGTTTTATCATCCAGTTGCCTTTAAAGCAACCGGTGCGGGGGGCGCAGCCAACTAGCAAGTAA
- a CDS encoding response regulator transcription factor, with amino-acid sequence MKILVVDDDKEIVELLDIYIKNEGYEPVLAYNGKEALTKLHTDPDIKLMILDIMMPEMDGMQVVREVRKDSELPILMLSAKTDDMDKIKGLLTGADDYVTKPFNPLEVMARVKSLLRRSEKDVTDNAPEILDIGPLTINSDSHEVKTLAGKSVQLTALEFGILYLLASHPNRVFSADEIFERVWQQESVISAKTVMVHVSHLRDKIEEATGGEKVIETVWGVGYKVVAH; translated from the coding sequence ATGAAAATTTTAGTAGTCGATGATGATAAAGAAATTGTTGAATTATTAGATATTTACATTAAAAACGAAGGTTACGAACCCGTGTTAGCTTACAATGGTAAGGAAGCCTTAACAAAGTTGCACACTGACCCAGACATCAAGCTCATGATCCTAGACATCATGATGCCTGAAATGGACGGGATGCAGGTGGTTCGTGAAGTACGCAAAGACTCGGAATTGCCAATATTGATGTTGTCGGCAAAGACTGACGACATGGACAAAATTAAGGGGTTGCTAACTGGGGCGGACGATTACGTTACCAAACCGTTTAACCCGTTGGAAGTAATGGCCCGGGTTAAGTCACTATTACGGCGTAGCGAAAAGGACGTGACGGACAATGCGCCCGAAATTTTGGACATTGGTCCGTTGACCATCAATAGTGATTCTCACGAAGTTAAAACTTTGGCAGGCAAGTCGGTGCAACTAACGGCACTGGAATTCGGAATTTTGTACTTGTTAGCTAGCCATCCTAACCGCGTTTTTTCTGCGGACGAAATTTTTGAGCGGGTTTGGCAACAAGAAAGTGTGATTTCTGCAAAAACGGTCATGGTCCACGTAAGTCATTTACGAGATAAGATCGAAGAAGCTACGGGCGGCGAAAAGGTGATTGAAACCGTCTGGGGCGTGGGTTACAAAGTGGTTGCACACTAG
- a CDS encoding AzlC family ABC transporter permease gives MEQVETKARWKETFKVAWPLCLSYTPIGLACGILLHAAGFNTLLTGLVSLVIFSGGAQFLIAQMLTVNAPILTIVLMLFFLELRYALLGSSLSKYLQGESHTSIFTFALSLNDENYAVNYLKFATDKNWTPSDARQVEHWSLLFWTVANVIGSLIGSVLKINLTVVDFALTALFIYMIVMQVKSRLSLVICIFSGVLAAVCMIVTKSTLGLVVSTLLASFTGFLTEELLVKKRPSSMWLQAIGSRKGGPIIEKIDKKESDIL, from the coding sequence TTGGAACAAGTTGAAACAAAGGCACGTTGGAAGGAAACCTTCAAAGTTGCGTGGCCACTTTGCTTAAGTTACACACCAATTGGTTTAGCATGTGGTATTTTATTGCACGCAGCTGGTTTCAATACGTTGCTTACCGGTTTAGTTTCTTTGGTTATCTTTTCCGGAGGAGCCCAATTTTTAATTGCACAGATGTTAACGGTGAATGCACCGATTCTAACGATTGTTTTAATGCTTTTTTTCCTTGAATTGCGTTATGCTTTACTAGGATCGAGTTTGTCGAAGTATCTACAGGGAGAAAGCCATACTTCAATATTTACATTCGCGCTTTCATTAAATGATGAAAATTATGCGGTAAACTATTTGAAATTTGCTACCGATAAGAATTGGACCCCCAGTGATGCCCGTCAAGTTGAGCACTGGTCGTTACTATTTTGGACCGTGGCTAACGTGATTGGTTCGCTAATCGGGAGTGTCTTGAAAATTAATTTGACCGTCGTGGATTTTGCATTAACTGCACTTTTCATTTACATGATTGTAATGCAAGTTAAGTCACGATTGTCATTAGTGATATGTATCTTTTCTGGGGTGCTCGCGGCAGTTTGCATGATTGTCACCAAGAGTACTTTAGGTTTGGTAGTCTCAACGTTGCTAGCTTCCTTCACCGGTTTTTTGACGGAAGAACTATTGGTTAAAAAGCGACCAAGCAGTATGTGGCTACAAGCAATTGGCTCACGTAAGGGTGGACCAATTATCGAAAAAATTGATAAGAAAGAATCAGATATTCTTTAA
- a CDS encoding D-alanyl-D-alanine carboxypeptidase, with protein MKKVLLMIATFLLFATGITPAAAAMQTSSLVNPQVTAKAALAIDEETGQVLYDKHADQVLPIASMSKVLSAYLIMKSVQSGKMRWDQPVKINADIAKISENNELTNVPLTAGKTYTVKNLLDASLIYSANAAIIALGKAQAGSSQKFVDEMRATVKGWGINDAKLYNAAGLLENQVGAEKYPGSPKNAENQMSANDMAVVIQHVLKEFPEILKITKIQKLDFNTGSDKVTMINHNELLPGGAQYDQRYHLDGLKTGTSLAAGEDFAATGEINHRRVISVVLGAKTDHRFTDTKAIWQALMTNLTVVKTKMKNQASVMMNSAKQRQVKLRLAQPFTYWKTKKGGQTLKLKKVKLSSTKTKAPVDKDQTIATGRLTGSALSFLPNKSAVKVKLKPTQDVQKASWWVRLGRTISGWFK; from the coding sequence ATGAAGAAAGTATTATTAATGATTGCGACGTTTTTGTTGTTTGCCACCGGGATTACGCCGGCTGCGGCTGCTATGCAAACGTCGTCACTGGTAAATCCGCAAGTAACGGCTAAAGCAGCGTTAGCGATTGATGAAGAAACGGGCCAAGTTTTGTACGATAAACACGCGGATCAGGTGTTACCGATTGCCTCGATGTCGAAAGTTCTTTCAGCTTATCTAATTATGAAAAGTGTCCAAAGTGGTAAAATGCGGTGGGATCAACCGGTGAAAATTAACGCCGACATTGCTAAAATTAGCGAAAACAACGAGTTGACGAACGTTCCTTTAACGGCGGGAAAAACTTACACCGTCAAAAATTTGCTGGATGCTTCGTTGATTTATTCGGCGAATGCCGCAATTATCGCGTTAGGTAAAGCACAAGCAGGTAGTTCACAGAAGTTTGTCGATGAAATGCGTGCTACCGTAAAGGGCTGGGGAATCAACGATGCCAAACTATATAACGCGGCGGGGTTACTAGAAAATCAGGTCGGCGCAGAAAAATATCCGGGTTCCCCGAAAAACGCTGAAAACCAAATGTCCGCTAACGACATGGCAGTGGTGATCCAGCACGTTTTAAAAGAATTTCCAGAAATTTTAAAGATTACCAAAATTCAAAAATTGGATTTTAATACTGGTAGTGACAAAGTAACCATGATCAACCATAACGAATTATTGCCTGGGGGAGCCCAGTATGACCAGCGTTACCACCTGGATGGCTTAAAAACCGGAACTTCGTTAGCGGCGGGGGAAGATTTCGCGGCTACCGGAGAGATTAACCATCGACGAGTGATTAGCGTGGTTTTAGGGGCCAAAACAGACCATCGGTTTACCGATACTAAGGCAATTTGGCAAGCTTTGATGACCAATTTAACGGTGGTAAAAACGAAAATGAAAAATCAGGCTTCCGTGATGATGAACTCGGCTAAGCAACGGCAAGTTAAATTACGTTTGGCGCAACCATTTACGTACTGGAAAACTAAAAAGGGCGGTCAAACTCTGAAGCTCAAGAAGGTGAAGTTGAGTTCCACTAAAACCAAGGCTCCCGTAGATAAGGACCAAACCATCGCCACGGGGCGCCTTACCGGATCTGCGCTAAGTTTCTTGCCTAATAAATCAGCGGTTAAGGTAAAGTTAAAACCAACCCAAGACGTTCAAAAAGCTAGTTGGTGGGTACGACTAGGTCGGACGATTTCGGGATGGTTTAAATAA
- a CDS encoding AzlD domain-containing protein, translating into MEYSSFDHLLIIILGFFVAFAPRYLPLLFFSKRQIPDWFNDWMKYVPISLFTALVVKGIFISSDYTLITSGNLALILGALVVIIIAYWTRSMAVSVIVGLVTVMILTLII; encoded by the coding sequence ATGGAGTACAGTTCGTTTGATCATTTATTGATTATAATTCTTGGTTTTTTTGTGGCTTTTGCTCCACGATATTTGCCACTACTGTTTTTTTCAAAACGCCAGATTCCCGATTGGTTTAACGATTGGATGAAATACGTGCCAATTTCACTATTTACGGCGCTCGTCGTGAAGGGAATCTTTATTTCCAGTGATTATACGTTGATTACGTCAGGAAACTTAGCGTTAATCTTGGGCGCACTTGTAGTAATTATCATTGCCTATTGGACGCGTTCGATGGCTGTTTCCGTAATCGTTGGGTTGGTTACGGTGATGATCTTGACGTTGATTATTTAA